Proteins from a single region of Carettochelys insculpta isolate YL-2023 chromosome 17, ASM3395843v1, whole genome shotgun sequence:
- the CCNDBP1 gene encoding cyclin-D1-binding protein 1 isoform X2: protein MRSSGGGPRLCEAERMEAGAAGAVLALEPLRHLREVLRAALSRMRGQTFKATSQEATKLSLAFSRPPLPSAEDCQKLSEGVQNTVLAAATVYYCLPKGQGITLRKMVRDATAEVVDGMIQLTEVILSTQLQSVSQEQLISTGSVWEACDQISHLPRDNQAAVLSAMATYLGVVRDALEEMEQAQGEDQDPYGDIMEDEELGSPGNRDIYWSEADRKLLGPCMGLMKASKACLKKLLGAVKVHGKADTPEHVAQLDDLADITNEISPSVDDLALSMYPPTNQLAVRLNAAKLVSVLKKVLEITKASHVCPPSEEGWVQFLGDAIDHNMDKIKDFTQSEL, encoded by the exons ATGCGCAGCAGCGGGGGCGGGCCCCGGCTGTGTGAGGCTGAGCggatggaggctggggctgcgggggccgTGTTGGCCCTGGAGCCGCTGCGGCATCTCCGCGAGGTGCTGCGCGCGGCCTTGTCCCGGATGCGAG GCCAGACGTTCAAAGCAACATCTCAGGAAGCTACCAAGTTGAGCCTGGCATTTTCCAGGCCACCGTTGCCTTCTGCAGAG GACTGTCAGAAACTGAGTGAAGGTGTCCAGAATACTGTCTTGGCAGCTGCCACAGTGTATTATTGTCTTCCAAAGGGCCAAG GTATCACTCTGCGGAAGATGGTGCGAGATGCCACTGCTGAGGTAGTGGATGGAATGATCCAGCTCACAGAAGTGATTCTCAGTACTCAGCTGCAGAG tgtatCTCAAGAGCAACTTATATCAACTGGTAGTGTATGGGAAGCATGTGATCAGATTTCCCACCTGCCACGAG ATAACCAGGCAGCAGTCTTGTCAGCCATGGCCACTTACCTGGGTGTGGTCAGGGATGCACTGGAAGAGATGGAGCAG GCCCAGGGGGAAGATCAGGACCCCTACGGTGACATCATGGAGGATGAGGAGCTGGGTTCTCCGGGCAACAGGGACATCTACTGGTCTGAGGCTGATCGGAAGCTACTTGGTCCCTGCATGGGCCTGATGAAGGCCTCCAAAGCCTGCCTGAAAAAGCTCTTGGGTGCAGTGAAGGTTCACGGCAAAGCAGACACCCCAGAACACGTGGCTCAACTAGATGATCTTGCAGACATCACCAATGAAATCAGCCCAAG TGTTGACGACCTGGCACTGAGCATGTATCCACCCACAAACCAGCTGGCTGTGCGACTCAAT GCTGCCAAACTGGTCTCTGTATTAAAGAAAGTCTTGGAAATCACAAA GGCaagccatgtgtgccccccatcagAAGAAGGCTGGGTTCAGTTTCTCGGTGATGCAATAGATCACAACATGGACAAAATTAAGGACTTCACACAGAGTGAACTTTAA
- the CCNDBP1 gene encoding cyclin-D1-binding protein 1 isoform X1, whose amino-acid sequence MRSSGGGPRLCEAERMEAGAAGAVLALEPLRHLREVLRAALSRMRDGESPQTSEAFEQQRFWDTLGQTFKATSQEATKLSLAFSRPPLPSAEDCQKLSEGVQNTVLAAATVYYCLPKGQGITLRKMVRDATAEVVDGMIQLTEVILSTQLQSVSQEQLISTGSVWEACDQISHLPRDNQAAVLSAMATYLGVVRDALEEMEQAQGEDQDPYGDIMEDEELGSPGNRDIYWSEADRKLLGPCMGLMKASKACLKKLLGAVKVHGKADTPEHVAQLDDLADITNEISPSVDDLALSMYPPTNQLAVRLNAAKLVSVLKKVLEITKASHVCPPSEEGWVQFLGDAIDHNMDKIKDFTQSEL is encoded by the exons ATGCGCAGCAGCGGGGGCGGGCCCCGGCTGTGTGAGGCTGAGCggatggaggctggggctgcgggggccgTGTTGGCCCTGGAGCCGCTGCGGCATCTCCGCGAGGTGCTGCGCGCGGCCTTGTCCCGGATGCGAG ACGGGGAGTCGCCGCAGACGAGCGAGGCCTTCGAGCAGCAGCGCTTCTGGGACACGCTGG GCCAGACGTTCAAAGCAACATCTCAGGAAGCTACCAAGTTGAGCCTGGCATTTTCCAGGCCACCGTTGCCTTCTGCAGAG GACTGTCAGAAACTGAGTGAAGGTGTCCAGAATACTGTCTTGGCAGCTGCCACAGTGTATTATTGTCTTCCAAAGGGCCAAG GTATCACTCTGCGGAAGATGGTGCGAGATGCCACTGCTGAGGTAGTGGATGGAATGATCCAGCTCACAGAAGTGATTCTCAGTACTCAGCTGCAGAG tgtatCTCAAGAGCAACTTATATCAACTGGTAGTGTATGGGAAGCATGTGATCAGATTTCCCACCTGCCACGAG ATAACCAGGCAGCAGTCTTGTCAGCCATGGCCACTTACCTGGGTGTGGTCAGGGATGCACTGGAAGAGATGGAGCAG GCCCAGGGGGAAGATCAGGACCCCTACGGTGACATCATGGAGGATGAGGAGCTGGGTTCTCCGGGCAACAGGGACATCTACTGGTCTGAGGCTGATCGGAAGCTACTTGGTCCCTGCATGGGCCTGATGAAGGCCTCCAAAGCCTGCCTGAAAAAGCTCTTGGGTGCAGTGAAGGTTCACGGCAAAGCAGACACCCCAGAACACGTGGCTCAACTAGATGATCTTGCAGACATCACCAATGAAATCAGCCCAAG TGTTGACGACCTGGCACTGAGCATGTATCCACCCACAAACCAGCTGGCTGTGCGACTCAAT GCTGCCAAACTGGTCTCTGTATTAAAGAAAGTCTTGGAAATCACAAA GGCaagccatgtgtgccccccatcagAAGAAGGCTGGGTTCAGTTTCTCGGTGATGCAATAGATCACAACATGGACAAAATTAAGGACTTCACACAGAGTGAACTTTAA